In the genome of Staphylococcus durrellii, one region contains:
- a CDS encoding RidA family protein has protein sequence MKVINTNNAPEALGPYSHATEINGLLFTSGQIPLNTDGQIVSDDVQEQTRQVLENLKVVLGAAGSDIESVVKATIFIKDMNEFQKINEIYGEYFSEHQPARSCVEVARLPKDVKVEIELIAKIK, from the coding sequence ATGAAAGTAATTAATACAAACAATGCGCCCGAAGCTTTAGGGCCATATTCACACGCAACAGAAATTAACGGTTTGTTATTCACATCTGGACAAATTCCATTGAACACTGATGGTCAAATTGTTAGTGATGATGTGCAAGAACAAACGCGACAAGTTTTAGAAAATTTAAAAGTTGTCCTAGGTGCTGCTGGTTCAGATATTGAATCAGTCGTTAAAGCTACAATCTTTATTAAAGATATGAATGAATTTCAAAAAATAAATGAAATCTATGGTGAGTATTTTAGTGAACATCAGCCAGCTAGAAGTTGTGTTGAAGTAGCACGCTTACCTAAAGATGTTAAAGTTGAAATTGAATTAATTGCTAAAATTAAGTAA